From Chryseobacterium sp. H1D6B, a single genomic window includes:
- a CDS encoding PhzF family isomerase, which translates to MKTFKIYQIDAFTKERFNGNPAGVVVNADRLTVIQMQQIAKELNNSETAFLFSPNDSDSDGSIRYFTPQSEVPICGHATIAAMYAKAVEDNLDSCILRFKTQVGILPFEIIKEKGDYQVIMTQGKFELSPAFDSSTTEQILSALGLNYSDTDERCPVQIASTGHSKVMVGIKSREKLNSLNPNYNSLIDLSRQMNCNGYFVFTFDSNDHEVLTYGRMFAPAIGINEDSVTGNANGPLGGYLIQNKIIDFKGGLYEFKGKQGEKIDRLGVVSVSVTIENNLPSVIKIKGDAVVVFKTEIKI; encoded by the coding sequence ATGAAAACTTTTAAAATATATCAAATAGACGCTTTCACAAAAGAAAGATTCAATGGAAATCCAGCAGGAGTAGTTGTAAACGCCGACAGGCTGACCGTTATTCAAATGCAGCAAATCGCAAAAGAACTAAACAATTCTGAAACAGCTTTCCTTTTTTCTCCAAACGACAGTGATTCTGACGGTTCAATAAGATATTTCACTCCACAATCAGAAGTTCCGATCTGCGGACATGCTACCATCGCTGCTATGTACGCGAAAGCTGTTGAAGATAATCTGGATTCTTGTATTCTAAGATTTAAAACCCAGGTCGGCATTCTTCCTTTCGAGATTATTAAGGAAAAAGGAGATTATCAAGTAATAATGACTCAAGGGAAATTTGAACTCAGTCCTGCATTTGACAGCAGTACAACAGAACAAATATTATCTGCATTAGGACTTAATTATTCTGACACTGATGAAAGATGTCCGGTTCAAATTGCCTCTACAGGACATTCAAAAGTGATGGTTGGTATAAAAAGCAGGGAAAAGCTCAACAGCCTGAATCCAAATTACAATAGCCTGATCGATCTAAGCAGGCAAATGAACTGCAATGGATATTTTGTTTTCACATTTGATTCAAACGATCATGAGGTATTGACATACGGAAGGATGTTTGCCCCAGCTATCGGAATCAATGAAGACTCGGTTACTGGTAACGCAAACGGACCATTGGGCGGCTATCTGATACAGAATAAGATCATTGATTTTAAAGGGGGCCTATACGAATTCAAAGGTAAGCAAGGAGAAAAAATAGACAGGCTTGGAGTAGTCAGCGTCAGCGTTACAATTGAAAACAATCTGCCTTCAGTCATTAAAATAAAAGGTGATGCTGTGGTAGTATTTAAAACTGAAATTAAAATCTGA
- a CDS encoding serine hydrolase, translating to MNRKEFVVYAKIKVHMRFSLTCLFCSLISVSLFAQVQKANHNMDQSADIDLVLNQVLKDQHIAGFAVAVVKGDEVIYSKGFGYRDVGNKKPVTPNTLFAIGSSTKAFTASLLGLLRKEGRLTFEDKAVNLLPQLQFYSDEMNNQIILRDLMAHRTGLSRYDSSWFLFNTKNRDSIIARVKYMKPTSAVREKWFYNNFMYLAQGMIVERLSGKTWEENIKEKFFIPLEMTRSNTDIKVFQNDSDASLPYTVSKDNVIKKIDYYNINGMGPAGSINSSVNDMANWLKVWVNGGYFKGKQILPADYVSEAASSQMVMDAALPDKHKDVFFANYGLGWMIGSYRGHYLVEHGGNINGFSANVAFFPSDKLGIVVLTNQSVSKAPSVISNSIADRILKLKPVDWNGEVKAAAKKAALAKKEVEKSPVPNTAPSHPLKDYVGSFENPAYGIIKITFENNNLYTRVGDEKVVLKHLHYDVFDPRSIDKNGVVDTEQSNMMFNFSSDADGKIQGIGIFLDGSEKPVMFDFKP from the coding sequence ATGAATAGAAAAGAATTTGTAGTTTACGCAAAAATAAAAGTACATATGAGGTTCTCTTTAACCTGTCTTTTTTGTTCTCTGATTTCAGTTTCTTTATTTGCCCAAGTTCAAAAAGCAAATCATAATATGGACCAGTCTGCCGATATCGATTTGGTGCTTAATCAGGTTTTAAAAGACCAGCATATTGCAGGTTTTGCAGTTGCAGTGGTAAAGGGAGATGAAGTAATTTACAGTAAAGGATTTGGTTACCGCGATGTAGGTAATAAAAAACCAGTAACACCCAACACACTTTTTGCTATAGGCTCTAGTACCAAGGCTTTTACTGCTTCTTTACTAGGATTGCTGAGAAAAGAAGGCAGACTGACATTTGAAGATAAGGCAGTTAATTTGCTGCCGCAGCTCCAGTTTTACAGTGATGAAATGAATAATCAGATTATTCTAAGGGATTTGATGGCTCACAGAACTGGATTATCCAGATACGATTCATCATGGTTTTTATTCAATACAAAAAATAGAGACAGCATTATTGCACGTGTGAAGTATATGAAGCCTACTTCCGCTGTACGCGAGAAATGGTTCTATAATAACTTTATGTACCTCGCACAAGGGATGATTGTAGAGCGTCTGAGCGGTAAAACGTGGGAAGAAAATATAAAGGAAAAGTTTTTTATTCCTTTAGAGATGACCCGTTCTAATACAGATATTAAAGTTTTTCAGAATGACAGCGATGCTTCTCTGCCATATACCGTATCCAAAGATAATGTGATTAAAAAGATAGATTATTACAATATCAATGGTATGGGGCCGGCGGGAAGTATTAACAGCAGTGTAAATGATATGGCTAACTGGTTGAAAGTTTGGGTTAATGGAGGGTACTTTAAAGGAAAGCAGATATTGCCTGCAGATTATGTCAGCGAAGCTGCAAGTTCTCAAATGGTAATGGATGCTGCTTTGCCGGATAAACATAAAGATGTTTTTTTTGCTAATTATGGCTTAGGCTGGATGATAGGTTCGTACAGAGGGCATTATTTGGTAGAGCATGGTGGCAATATTAATGGTTTTTCCGCTAATGTTGCATTTTTCCCTTCTGATAAGTTAGGAATTGTTGTGCTGACTAATCAAAGTGTTTCGAAGGCTCCATCGGTGATAAGTAATTCTATTGCTGATAGAATCCTTAAGCTGAAACCAGTTGATTGGAATGGTGAAGTCAAAGCAGCTGCTAAGAAGGCTGCCCTGGCCAAAAAGGAAGTTGAAAAGTCACCTGTACCAAATACAGCCCCGTCGCATCCATTAAAAGATTATGTGGGTTCCTTTGAAAATCCTGCCTACGGAATCATTAAGATAACCTTTGAAAATAATAATTTATATACAAGGGTAGGCGACGAAAAAGTGGTATTGAAGCATCTGCATTATGATGTGTTTGATCCAAGATCTATTGATAAAAACGGAGTAGTAGATACCGAACAGAGTAACATGATGTTTAACTTTTCTAGTGATGCAGACGGTAAAATTCAAGGGATTGGTATTTTTCTGGATGGCAGCGAAAAGCCTGTGATGTTTGATTTTAAGCCGTAA
- a CDS encoding DUF1826 domain-containing protein, with protein MHNTFSDNNQIGVVSTFSELVNTNFQGDMNAICLYRNLAGDFKEIVSKLQLKENITDVSVEDLLALQLSEKGSTARETILSDIQLLADFGALPSLNLLKCYERDDELDFFSTDVYSYHVDRSPVGTDTFLCTYHGAASDILPNNQAEQKILIPEIREKLKKLHNGPEAEFETFLKDYFFDLHYQPKPNAEPVNLESGHLWRLAVDHPTQQVLPCIHRAPIEDDGEYRLLLIC; from the coding sequence ATGCACAATACATTTTCTGACAACAATCAAATTGGAGTAGTTTCTACTTTTTCTGAACTTGTAAATACTAATTTTCAAGGAGATATGAATGCAATCTGCTTGTACAGAAATCTAGCTGGAGATTTTAAAGAAATCGTTTCTAAGCTTCAATTAAAAGAGAACATTACAGACGTTTCCGTTGAAGACCTTTTAGCGCTGCAGTTATCAGAAAAAGGCAGTACGGCAAGGGAAACCATTTTAAGTGACATACAGTTATTAGCAGATTTTGGAGCATTACCCTCTCTCAATTTATTAAAGTGTTATGAACGGGATGATGAGCTGGATTTCTTTTCAACAGATGTATATTCATATCATGTCGACCGTTCACCCGTTGGAACAGATACTTTTTTATGTACCTATCATGGTGCTGCAAGCGATATTCTTCCCAATAATCAGGCGGAACAAAAAATTTTAATTCCAGAAATCCGGGAAAAGCTTAAAAAATTACATAACGGTCCGGAAGCGGAATTTGAAACTTTTCTGAAAGACTATTTCTTCGATCTGCACTATCAGCCTAAGCCCAATGCAGAACCTGTCAATTTAGAATCAGGACATCTTTGGCGTCTGGCAGTAGATCATCCAACACAACAAGTCTTACCTTGTATTCATAGGGCTCCTATTGAAGATGATGGTGAGTATCGACTGCTTCTGATCTGTTAA
- a CDS encoding LytTR family DNA-binding domain-containing protein encodes METPKKCIIVDDEPAAHYVLMNYIEQNANLELVKQCYNGIETMNYLRENKVDLMFLDIDMPEITGLELLKIIPLPPKTILTTAYSEFALESYDYGVIDYLLKPIYFPRFLKAIDRFFSLSPPESVSISETVNSINIKVDGHLLKIELDKLLYAQSFGNYVKLFTTTKTYLASITTTEIEKCLPNSSFLRIHKSYIVALDKIQNAEKDFVSINDSKLPIGITYKRELSERLKRYS; translated from the coding sequence ATGGAAACTCCAAAAAAATGTATCATTGTTGATGATGAGCCTGCCGCACATTATGTTTTAATGAATTATATCGAGCAGAATGCGAATCTGGAACTGGTAAAACAATGCTATAACGGAATTGAAACGATGAATTATCTTCGTGAAAACAAAGTGGATTTGATGTTTTTAGATATTGATATGCCTGAAATTACAGGCCTTGAATTACTTAAAATCATTCCCCTCCCTCCAAAAACTATTTTGACTACCGCTTATTCTGAATTTGCTTTAGAAAGTTATGATTATGGCGTCATTGATTATCTGCTGAAGCCGATCTATTTTCCGAGGTTCTTAAAAGCCATCGACCGTTTTTTTTCTTTAAGCCCTCCAGAATCTGTTTCTATTTCGGAGACTGTAAATTCTATCAATATAAAAGTTGACGGCCATCTTTTGAAAATTGAACTGGATAAATTGTTATACGCCCAAAGCTTCGGGAATTATGTGAAATTATTTACTACAACAAAAACTTATCTCGCTTCAATTACCACAACTGAGATTGAGAAATGCCTTCCGAATTCTTCTTTTCTAAGAATTCATAAATCATATATCGTGGCTTTAGATAAAATTCAAAATGCTGAAAAAGATTTTGTTTCGATTAATGATTCCAAGCTTCCGATTGGAATCACCTATAAAAGAGAACTTTCGGAACGGCTAAAAAGATATAGTTAG
- a CDS encoding histidine kinase, with protein MKFKYVLENKWWQEIFILVFSFILFTLNDWILILSWRGFFSGLVYFFILYAHAQINRFFFLPLLLKDHKPLLYLLLTSLVILVFSVILYETSTEILYKNCFLYKSSHQKTYPFQLSTLAGTLVCILGSTLILEHYREQKKNTSKTLLYNEARLSTLKEQLNPHFLFNTFNTLYGISLQYPEQTSDMIMQVSQLMRYQVENSSKEFVSIDDEISFISSYIQLEKERVGYRCKIEYTADLEEGKHCKIAPMLLISFIENAFKHGACTIEDCFVTIVLKVKENKLFLSISNSIPTKKKAVVSTKIGLKNTKKRLEIIYPEKYKLEIEPMEKVFNVNLEIDLS; from the coding sequence ATGAAATTTAAATATGTTTTAGAAAACAAATGGTGGCAGGAAATCTTCATCCTTGTTTTCTCTTTTATATTATTCACGTTGAACGACTGGATTTTAATACTAAGCTGGAGAGGTTTTTTCAGCGGACTGGTTTATTTTTTCATTTTATATGCCCACGCTCAAATCAACCGGTTTTTTTTCCTGCCGTTGCTGTTAAAAGACCACAAACCATTATTATACCTTCTTTTGACATCACTTGTAATTTTGGTTTTCTCAGTAATTTTATATGAAACTTCAACAGAAATATTATATAAAAACTGCTTTCTTTATAAGTCTTCCCATCAAAAAACATATCCTTTTCAGTTGTCAACACTGGCAGGAACCTTGGTCTGTATTTTAGGTTCTACATTGATTTTGGAACATTATCGGGAACAAAAAAAGAACACAAGCAAAACACTTTTGTATAACGAAGCCCGGCTGAGTACCTTGAAAGAACAGTTGAATCCGCACTTTCTTTTTAATACCTTTAATACACTGTATGGAATAAGCCTTCAATATCCAGAGCAGACTTCCGATATGATCATGCAGGTTTCACAATTGATGCGTTACCAGGTAGAAAATAGTTCGAAGGAATTTGTTTCAATTGATGATGAGATTTCTTTTATATCAAGTTATATCCAGCTTGAAAAGGAGCGTGTAGGGTACCGCTGTAAAATTGAATATACGGCTGATTTAGAGGAAGGAAAACACTGTAAAATTGCTCCAATGCTGTTGATTTCATTTATCGAAAATGCCTTTAAACATGGAGCCTGCACAATTGAAGATTGTTTCGTTACGATTGTTCTTAAGGTTAAAGAAAATAAATTGTTTTTATCCATTTCCAATTCAATTCCGACCAAAAAGAAGGCTGTTGTTTCAACAAAGATCGGATTGAAAAATACTAAAAAGCGTCTTGAGATCATCTATCCTGAAAAGTACAAACTTGAAATCGAGCCGATGGAAAAGGTTTTTAATGTAAATTTAGAAATAGATTTGAGCTGA
- a CDS encoding TolC family protein: MILKKIHILFFLSFCFSGFSQTLSLKEAVETGVSNYGTIKAKSKYAEASHETLKQTQRDYLPNLNLSAQQDFGTVNGQNGPLYGFGGLGVASSGLPLPKQNWNAAFGALYLVNVNWEFFTFGRIKERVNVSKADVVRYEKDLEQEKFQQKIKISAAYLNLLASQRLVISQEKNLNRAEVFQRLVAVRVKNGLLAGVDSTLASAEVSRAKISLNQIKDQIKEQNNKLVALMGVDVKDFVLDSTFVSQLPKAIFDLKKPADSLNPILQFYKSRIDYSRQQMKAFRKEQYPSFSLFGIYQTRGSGFNSDYASNQNSFSQNYWDGINPDRQNYLFGVGVTWNLTSITRVSKKISAQKLISEGLEEEYNVIDQQLKTQSDAADVKIKLAMENYAEAPKQVAAAKQAYLQKTTLYKNGLTNLIDVTQAFYTLNRAEIDRDIIYTNVWQSLLMKAASTGDFDLFINEF; the protein is encoded by the coding sequence ATGATATTAAAAAAAATCCACATTTTATTTTTTTTATCGTTCTGTTTTAGTGGTTTTTCACAAACGCTTTCCTTAAAAGAAGCCGTAGAAACAGGAGTTTCAAATTATGGAACTATCAAAGCGAAAAGCAAATATGCCGAGGCCTCCCATGAAACTTTAAAGCAGACACAGCGCGATTATTTACCTAATTTGAATCTTTCGGCGCAGCAGGATTTTGGAACTGTAAACGGACAAAACGGTCCGCTGTATGGCTTTGGAGGTCTTGGCGTTGCTTCTTCAGGACTGCCGCTTCCAAAACAAAACTGGAACGCCGCTTTCGGAGCTTTATATCTGGTAAATGTCAATTGGGAGTTTTTCACTTTTGGAAGAATCAAAGAAAGGGTCAATGTTTCAAAAGCGGATGTCGTACGTTATGAAAAAGATCTTGAACAAGAAAAATTTCAACAGAAAATTAAAATTTCCGCTGCCTATCTGAATCTTTTGGCAAGCCAGCGACTGGTTATCTCCCAAGAAAAAAATCTTAACAGAGCCGAGGTTTTCCAAAGACTGGTCGCTGTCAGGGTAAAAAACGGGCTTCTTGCCGGTGTAGATTCCACATTAGCTTCCGCCGAAGTTTCCAGAGCAAAAATTTCTTTAAACCAAATCAAAGATCAAATCAAGGAGCAAAACAATAAATTAGTAGCGTTGATGGGAGTTGACGTTAAGGATTTTGTTTTAGACAGCACTTTTGTCAGCCAACTTCCAAAAGCCATTTTTGATTTAAAGAAGCCTGCTGACAGCTTGAATCCGATACTTCAGTTTTACAAAAGCAGAATTGATTACAGCAGACAGCAAATGAAAGCTTTTAGAAAAGAACAATATCCCAGTTTCAGTCTTTTTGGTATTTATCAAACGCGGGGCTCCGGATTTAATTCAGATTATGCCTCAAATCAAAATTCATTTTCTCAAAACTATTGGGACGGAATCAATCCAGACCGGCAGAATTATTTATTCGGCGTTGGTGTTACCTGGAATTTAACTTCCATTACCAGAGTCAGCAAAAAAATAAGCGCTCAAAAGTTAATCTCGGAAGGCTTGGAAGAAGAATACAATGTCATCGACCAGCAGTTAAAAACCCAATCTGACGCGGCAGATGTCAAAATTAAACTGGCTATGGAAAATTATGCAGAAGCCCCAAAGCAGGTCGCCGCAGCAAAGCAAGCCTATCTTCAGAAAACAACCTTATATAAAAACGGACTGACAAATTTAATTGATGTGACACAGGCATTTTACACTTTGAACAGGGCAGAAATCGATCGGGATATTATTTATACCAATGTCTGGCAGTCACTTTTGATGAAAGCTGCCTCTACAGGAGATTTCGACCTATTTATTAATGAATTTTAA
- a CDS encoding efflux RND transporter permease subunit yields MNLIRFALRKPISILVLVAGLFFFGIGAVRTIKVDILPKMNLPVIYLAHPFGGYTPNQMESYFAKNYVNILLFANGVKSIETKNIQGLTLMKVTYYEDTNMAQAAAELSALSNRIQAGFPPGSQPPFIIRFDASSLPVGQLVLSSKTRTNNELQDLANVYVRASFTSIPGLLSPPPFGGSPRTIEVNVDPDALRAHNLTPDQIVEAIRINNQTAPSGNVRIGDKNYITPTNNTIKEVKDFEKIPLFKGNVQNLYLGDVAKVKDGADITAGYALVNGKRSVYVSIAKAGDASTWDVVQKLKSELPKIQSTLPEDVKVSYEFDQSVFVINSVKSLITEGVIGAVLTGLMVLLFLGDRRAALIVILTIPISIISGVLFLKLFGQTINLMSLSGLALAIGILVDESTVTIENIHQHLDMGKPKALAIWDACKEIALPKLLILLCILAVFAPAFTMTGIPGALFLPLALAIGFSMIISFLLSQTFVPIMANWLMKDHAKILHGAAITDDEAEFNASGLTPESEEDTYSQRKALVREDLNNDGKIGKFEKFRIRFMKLINRLFAFKKPIALIYLIGITGLAVLFLNIIGQDVFPKVNSSQFQMRLRAPDGTRIERTEDKALLALKELEKMVGKEHISISSIYVGQHPSLFSVSPIYLFMAGPHEAVFQIGLKDYHADMDVFKDNFRKRLKKALPDVKVSFEPIELTDKVLSQGSPTPIEIRFAGKNKKANEEYANKLIEKLNKIDYFRDVQIAQPLKYPSLDINIDRTRAAQLGVDMNDISRSLIASTSSSRYTEKNTWIDEKAGLSYNVQVQVPLDKMMTENDMGEIPLLKNTSRPVLSDVATVTPSFTYGENDNLGAMPYISVAANIDHTDLGTASKAVQKAIGELGELPRGMFVEPIGLSKVLLETMSSLQSGLLIAVVVIFLMLSANFQSFKISLVILTTVPAVVLGSLLMLLITGSTLNLQSYMGIIMSVGVSIANAVLLVTNAEQLRRVNGNAVESAREAASLRLRPIIMTSIAMIAGMLPMAIGHGEGGDQVSPLGRAVIGGLLFSTFTVLIILPMIFAWVLGKTTTQSVSLDPEDEESKHYISSLHHKNEK; encoded by the coding sequence ATGAATTTAATACGTTTCGCACTCCGCAAACCCATTTCAATCCTCGTACTCGTCGCTGGGCTCTTTTTCTTTGGAATCGGAGCTGTCCGCACGATTAAGGTAGATATTTTGCCGAAGATGAACCTTCCGGTAATTTACCTTGCGCATCCATTCGGAGGTTATACGCCCAACCAGATGGAATCATATTTCGCCAAAAACTATGTCAATATTTTACTTTTTGCCAATGGTGTAAAATCCATAGAAACCAAAAATATTCAAGGTTTGACGCTGATGAAAGTAACTTATTATGAAGACACCAATATGGCGCAGGCCGCCGCTGAATTAAGTGCACTTTCCAACAGAATTCAGGCCGGTTTTCCACCTGGTTCACAGCCTCCGTTTATTATTCGTTTTGATGCTTCATCCTTACCTGTCGGACAATTGGTCCTGAGCAGCAAGACCAGGACAAATAATGAATTACAGGATCTCGCTAACGTGTACGTAAGAGCTTCCTTTACTTCAATTCCAGGTTTATTATCGCCGCCGCCCTTTGGTGGAAGTCCAAGGACCATTGAGGTTAACGTTGATCCGGATGCGCTCAGGGCACATAATTTAACGCCTGACCAAATCGTGGAAGCTATTAGAATCAACAACCAGACGGCACCCTCCGGAAATGTGAGGATCGGTGATAAAAACTATATAACTCCTACAAACAACACAATTAAAGAAGTTAAAGACTTTGAGAAAATTCCTTTGTTTAAAGGTAATGTACAGAACTTATACCTGGGTGATGTTGCTAAAGTAAAAGATGGCGCTGATATTACGGCCGGCTATGCACTGGTGAATGGAAAACGTTCAGTGTATGTCAGTATTGCAAAAGCGGGGGATGCATCTACTTGGGATGTCGTTCAGAAATTAAAATCAGAACTGCCTAAAATCCAAAGCACCCTGCCGGAAGATGTGAAAGTTTCTTATGAATTTGACCAATCTGTTTTTGTAATTAATTCTGTGAAAAGTCTGATTACCGAAGGAGTGATTGGAGCAGTTTTAACGGGGCTGATGGTTCTACTATTTTTAGGAGACAGAAGAGCGGCATTGATTGTAATCCTTACCATTCCTATTTCAATTATCTCCGGAGTTTTGTTCCTAAAATTATTCGGACAGACCATCAATTTGATGTCGTTAAGCGGTCTGGCTTTAGCCATTGGAATTCTTGTTGATGAAAGTACGGTTACTATTGAAAATATACACCAGCATCTGGATATGGGAAAACCAAAGGCACTCGCCATTTGGGATGCCTGTAAAGAAATTGCGCTGCCAAAGTTGTTAATTTTACTTTGTATTCTGGCAGTTTTTGCACCAGCCTTCACCATGACAGGGATTCCAGGAGCATTGTTTCTGCCTTTAGCACTGGCTATTGGGTTTTCCATGATTATTTCATTTTTGCTTTCGCAGACCTTTGTTCCGATTATGGCAAACTGGCTGATGAAAGACCATGCAAAAATACTGCACGGAGCAGCAATTACGGATGATGAAGCCGAATTCAATGCTTCAGGGCTGACTCCTGAATCAGAAGAAGATACGTACAGCCAAAGAAAAGCTTTGGTTCGAGAAGATTTAAACAATGACGGGAAGATAGGAAAATTTGAAAAATTCCGGATTCGTTTTATGAAGTTAATCAACAGGCTTTTTGCTTTTAAAAAACCAATAGCACTGATTTATTTGATTGGAATTACAGGTTTAGCAGTTTTATTTTTAAATATAATCGGACAAGATGTTTTCCCAAAAGTAAATTCAAGCCAGTTTCAAATGCGGCTCCGGGCTCCGGACGGAACACGAATAGAAAGAACAGAAGACAAAGCATTACTGGCCTTGAAGGAACTTGAAAAAATGGTAGGAAAGGAACATATTTCTATCTCATCAATATATGTAGGCCAGCATCCAAGTTTGTTTTCTGTGTCGCCGATTTATCTCTTTATGGCAGGACCCCATGAAGCTGTATTTCAAATAGGATTAAAAGATTATCACGCTGACATGGATGTTTTCAAAGATAATTTCAGGAAAAGATTAAAGAAAGCTCTGCCTGATGTAAAGGTTTCTTTTGAGCCAATTGAACTGACGGATAAAGTTTTAAGCCAAGGTTCACCAACACCAATTGAAATCAGATTTGCAGGAAAAAACAAAAAGGCAAACGAAGAATATGCTAATAAATTAATTGAAAAATTAAATAAAATTGATTATTTCAGAGATGTTCAAATCGCACAGCCATTGAAATATCCATCTTTAGATATTAATATTGACAGAACGCGTGCGGCACAGCTGGGCGTTGACATGAATGATATTTCCCGTTCATTAATTGCTTCGACTTCTTCTTCAAGATATACTGAAAAGAATACGTGGATCGATGAAAAAGCAGGACTTTCCTACAATGTCCAGGTCCAGGTTCCTTTAGATAAAATGATGACGGAAAATGATATGGGAGAAATTCCTTTGTTAAAAAATACCTCAAGACCTGTTTTAAGTGATGTTGCCACGGTTACGCCATCATTTACGTATGGAGAAAACGATAATTTGGGTGCGATGCCTTACATTTCAGTGGCAGCAAATATAGATCATACAGATTTGGGAACAGCATCAAAAGCAGTACAAAAAGCAATTGGAGAGCTAGGAGAATTACCAAGAGGAATGTTTGTGGAACCAATCGGATTAAGCAAAGTTTTGTTAGAAACCATGTCAAGCCTGCAGTCAGGATTATTGATTGCCGTAGTTGTTATTTTCTTGATGCTTTCGGCTAATTTCCAATCTTTTAAAATTTCACTGGTTATTTTAACAACAGTTCCGGCGGTGGTTTTAGGGTCTTTACTAATGCTGTTAATTACAGGCTCCACACTGAATTTACAATCATATATGGGAATTATCATGTCTGTTGGAGTTTCTATTGCTAATGCTGTTTTGCTGGTGACAAATGCTGAACAGTTGAGACGAGTTAATGGAAATGCAGTAGAATCTGCAAGGGAAGCCGCATCATTAAGACTGCGTCCAATCATTATGACCAGTATTGCTATGATCGCTGGAATGCTGCCAATGGCAATCGGCCACGGTGAAGGCGGAGATCAGGTTTCTCCATTGGGAAGAGCAGTGATCGGAGGATTACTATTTTCGACATTTACTGTACTGATTATCCTGCCTATGATTTTTGCCTGGGTATTAGGAAAAACAACCACACAATCGGTTTCATTGGATCCGGAAGACGAAGAAAGTAAACATTACATCTCATCATTACACCATAAAAATGAAAAATAA
- a CDS encoding efflux RND transporter periplasmic adaptor subunit, with translation MKNNSIKIAILIAGWFLAGCSEKKEAVKPVEEAPVIETFTVKKEKLSTELRMPAELIGFQQVDIYAKVSSYVKELKVDIGSQVKKGQLLMILEAPETSSQLAAAASRLHSQEAVYMSSSSTYKRLFETSKVEGTISRNDLELAQGRKDSDYAQLQAAKASYKEVQSMMGYLQIRAPFDGIVTARNVNLGAYVGPAGKGSDLPLFTIQQQDKLRLSVYVPELYTGYLNNGDELVFTVKSLLGQTFKAKIARKSGALDAKLRSERVEMDVLNTTKKLLPGMVAEVLLPLNSKDSTFVVPKSAVVSSSEGIYVLKVDNHKTLRTKVQKGREFEERIEIFGDIVPNAKLVKTASEEIKDGTEVK, from the coding sequence ATGAAAAATAACAGTATTAAAATAGCAATATTAATAGCAGGCTGGTTCTTGGCAGGCTGTTCAGAAAAGAAAGAAGCAGTAAAACCTGTTGAGGAAGCTCCAGTGATTGAAACTTTTACGGTTAAAAAAGAAAAATTGTCAACTGAATTGAGAATGCCTGCAGAATTGATAGGTTTTCAGCAGGTTGATATTTATGCAAAAGTCAGCAGTTATGTCAAAGAATTAAAAGTTGACATTGGTTCACAAGTCAAAAAAGGACAATTATTGATGATTCTGGAAGCTCCAGAAACCAGTTCGCAATTAGCTGCCGCAGCATCGAGGCTGCATTCTCAGGAAGCAGTTTATATGTCAAGCAGCAGCACTTATAAAAGATTGTTTGAAACCAGCAAAGTAGAAGGAACGATCTCAAGGAATGATTTGGAATTGGCACAGGGAAGAAAAGATTCTGATTATGCACAGCTGCAAGCCGCAAAAGCATCGTATAAAGAAGTACAAAGTATGATGGGTTATTTACAGATTCGTGCTCCTTTTGACGGTATTGTTACCGCTAGAAATGTTAATTTAGGCGCTTATGTCGGCCCGGCGGGAAAAGGTTCTGATCTTCCGTTATTTACGATTCAGCAGCAGGATAAACTACGTCTTTCTGTGTATGTTCCAGAATTATATACCGGATATTTGAATAATGGAGATGAATTGGTTTTTACAGTAAAATCATTATTGGGACAAACTTTCAAAGCAAAAATTGCTAGAAAATCAGGAGCTTTAGATGCTAAACTTCGTTCTGAAAGAGTTGAAATGGATGTACTTAATACAACCAAAAAATTATTACCGGGAATGGTCGCCGAAGTTCTTTTACCTTTAAATTCTAAAGACAGCACATTTGTTGTTCCAAAATCGGCAGTGGTTTCTTCCAGTGAGGGTATTTATGTTTTAAAAGTGGACAACCATAAAACGCTTAGGACGAAAGTTCAAAAAGGAAGAGAGTTTGAAGAAAGAATCGAAATTTTCGGAGATATTGTACCCAATGCAAAATTAGTAAAAACAGCTTCTGAAGAAATAAAAGACGGAACAGAAGTGAAATAA